Proteins from a genomic interval of Clostridium sp. AN503:
- the pyrB gene encoding aspartate carbamoyltransferase, with amino-acid sequence MRHLLNPLDFSVEEIERLLSLASDIADHLPEYAHVCDGKKLATLFYEPSTRTRLSFESAMLSLGGSVLGFSSADSSSAAKGESVADTIRMISCYADIAAMRHPKEGSALVASQKSGIPVINAGDGGHQHPTQTLTDLMTIRSLKGRLDNLTIGLCGDLKFGRTVHSLINAMVRYPNIRFVLISPDELKVPEYIREDVLKANNVEFKEVNNLDDAMPELDILYMTRVQKERFFNEEDYIRLKNFYILDKQKMKLAKDNMYVLHPLPRVNEISTEVDDDPRAAYFKQAQYGVYVRMALIMTLLEVEKSC; translated from the coding sequence ATGAGACACTTGTTGAACCCGTTGGATTTTTCTGTGGAGGAGATTGAGCGGCTGCTTTCGCTGGCTTCTGATATTGCTGATCATCTTCCCGAGTATGCTCACGTTTGTGACGGTAAAAAATTAGCGACTTTGTTTTATGAACCAAGTACGAGAACCAGACTTAGTTTTGAATCTGCAATGCTAAGTCTTGGGGGCAGTGTACTTGGTTTTTCTTCGGCCGATTCGAGCTCGGCGGCTAAGGGGGAGAGCGTGGCGGATACGATCCGGATGATCTCCTGCTACGCGGATATCGCGGCCATGCGGCATCCGAAGGAGGGCTCTGCACTGGTGGCTTCCCAAAAATCCGGCATCCCGGTTATCAATGCGGGGGACGGCGGGCATCAGCATCCGACCCAGACTCTGACAGACCTTATGACCATCCGTTCCCTTAAGGGACGGCTTGACAACCTGACCATCGGCCTCTGCGGGGACTTGAAGTTCGGACGCACGGTCCACTCTCTCATCAATGCCATGGTTCGCTATCCGAATATCCGCTTCGTGCTGATCTCCCCGGATGAGCTGAAGGTGCCGGAGTATATCCGCGAGGACGTGCTGAAGGCAAATAATGTGGAATTTAAAGAGGTCAACAATCTGGACGACGCCATGCCGGAGCTGGACATCCTCTATATGACCCGCGTTCAGAAGGAGCGCTTCTTCAACGAGGAGGATTACATCCGTTTAAAGAACTTCTACATCCTGGACAAGCAGAAAATGAAGCTGGCAAAGGACAATATGTATGTGCTTCATCCGCTCCCCCGCGTCAATGAGATCTCTACGGAGGTGGACGACGACCCGAGAGCCGCTTATTTTAAACAGGCACAGTACGGCGTCTACGTGCGCATGGCCCTTATCATGACTTTACTGGAGGTAGAAAAATCATGTTAA
- a CDS encoding HAD family hydrolase, with amino-acid sequence MKKKYVLFDLDGTLTDSQDGILNAIEYALDYYGIEVKDRNTLRPFLGPPLADSMQKYCGFDPDKAFEAVVKFREYYNTKGLFENRLYPGIERLLQTLQEKGCRLFVATSKPEQTAQEILAHFKLDGYFDYIGGATPDESRVKKEDVVRYVLETAGIPDGREAVMVGDRKHDVIGARRNGLESVGVLYGYGDRQELMEAGADYLAETVEEVAYFL; translated from the coding sequence ATGAAGAAAAAATATGTGCTGTTTGATCTGGATGGAACCCTGACGGATTCTCAGGATGGAATTTTGAATGCCATTGAATATGCTCTTGATTATTACGGGATTGAAGTAAAAGACCGGAACACGCTGCGGCCGTTTTTAGGACCGCCTCTGGCTGACAGTATGCAGAAGTATTGTGGGTTTGATCCGGATAAAGCCTTTGAAGCAGTTGTGAAATTCCGGGAGTATTACAACACAAAGGGGCTTTTTGAGAACCGTCTGTATCCGGGGATCGAGCGGCTGCTTCAAACGCTTCAGGAAAAAGGCTGCCGGCTTTTTGTGGCTACGTCCAAGCCGGAGCAGACTGCACAGGAGATCCTGGCGCATTTTAAGCTGGACGGATATTTTGATTATATAGGCGGAGCGACTCCTGATGAGAGCCGGGTGAAAAAGGAAGATGTGGTAAGGTATGTGCTGGAGACAGCCGGGATCCCCGATGGAAGAGAGGCGGTCATGGTCGGGGACAGGAAGCACGATGTGATCGGAGCCAGGAGGAATGGCCTGGAGTCTGTGGGAGTGCTCTATGGTTATGGCGACCGTCAGGAACTAATGGAAGCGGGAGCAGATTATCTGGCAGAAACGGTAGAAGAGGTCGCTTATTTCCTGTAA
- a CDS encoding CarD family transcriptional regulator gives MFEKNEYIIYGTSGVCRIEDITTMNMDGVSRDRLFYVLAPSSQKGGKIFTPVDSKKTLMRRILTREEATRLIDEIPDIEELWFTSDKLREEKYKECMRSCDCREWIKIIKTLYLRKAERSAQGKKITSTDEKYLRMAEDYLYTELEIPLEVSRENMEEYISGRIEHMQA, from the coding sequence ATGTTTGAAAAAAATGAATACATTATTTACGGAACGTCTGGTGTGTGCAGGATTGAGGATATCACGACCATGAACATGGACGGGGTTTCCCGGGACAGATTGTTTTATGTGTTGGCTCCATCCAGTCAGAAGGGCGGGAAGATATTTACTCCGGTGGACAGCAAGAAGACTCTGATGCGCAGGATCCTGACCAGAGAAGAAGCGACGAGGCTGATCGACGAGATACCCGATATTGAGGAGTTATGGTTTACCAGTGACAAGCTCCGCGAGGAGAAGTACAAGGAATGTATGAGATCCTGTGACTGCAGAGAGTGGATCAAGATCATCAAGACCCTGTATCTGCGCAAGGCAGAGCGCAGCGCCCAGGGGAAGAAGATCACATCTACGGACGAGAAGTACCTGCGTATGGCTGAGGATTATCTCTATACTGAGTTGGAGATTCCGCTGGAAGTTTCCAGGGAGAATATGGAGGAGTATATCTCAGGCCGAATTGAGCATATGCAGGCGTGA
- a CDS encoding aspartate carbamoyltransferase regulatory subunit — protein MLNISGLQEGVVLDHIQAGKSLDIYFHLGLDKLDCQVAIIKNARSNKMGRKDIIKVEGPIGNLDLNVLGYIDHNITVNIIRDNKIVEKKALSLPKKITNVIQCKNPRCITSIEQELPHIFYLTDEKTETYRCMYCEEKYGK, from the coding sequence ATGTTAAATATCAGTGGATTACAGGAAGGCGTGGTTTTAGACCACATTCAGGCAGGCAAGAGCCTGGATATCTATTTCCATCTGGGTCTGGACAAATTAGACTGCCAGGTGGCTATCATCAAAAACGCCCGCAGCAACAAGATGGGCCGCAAGGACATCATCAAGGTGGAGGGGCCGATCGGCAACCTGGATTTGAACGTACTCGGATACATTGACCACAATATCACCGTAAATATCATCCGGGACAATAAGATCGTTGAAAAAAAGGCGTTGAGCCTTCCCAAGAAGATCACCAATGTCATCCAGTGCAAGAACCCGCGCTGCATTACCTCCATCGAGCAGGAGCTGCCCCATATCTTCTATCTCACCGATGAGAAGACGGAGACCTACCGCTGCATGTACTGTGAGGAGAAATACGGAAAATAA